The DNA window GGCGACTGCAGCGCGCCCGACGGCACCAGCGCCGGCGGCCACTTCAATCCCGATGGTGTCGCCCACGGCCAGGTCACCGCCGACCCGCATCACGCCGGCGATACCAACAACATCACCGCCGATGCGCAGGGCACGGCCACCATCGACCAGATGCTGTCCAGCAACGTGGACATCGGCAAGGGCGACAAGTACGACATCGTCGGCAAGGGCGTGATCGTGCATGCCAAGCCGGACGACTACACCAGCCAGCCCACCGGCGAGGCGGGCGCGCGTCTGGCCTGTGGCGTCATCCAGGCGGGGCAGGCTCCGGCCTCGATGTAAGCCGCACACGGAGCGAGGTTGCAAACGAGGCGCCCATCGGGCGCC is part of the Pseudoxanthomonas sp. JBR18 genome and encodes:
- a CDS encoding superoxide dismutase family protein yields the protein MRLTRTLLTAATVLALAACSKPEPEAAPEPVTEAAAPEAAPQATEPAAEAATATATLKPTEGNQVAGELTFTTADGGVHVTGTVTGLTPDSQHGFHIHETGDCSAPDGTSAGGHFNPDGVAHGQVTADPHHAGDTNNITADAQGTATIDQMLSSNVDIGKGDKYDIVGKGVIVHAKPDDYTSQPTGEAGARLACGVIQAGQAPASM